One window of Nocardia sp. NBC_00508 genomic DNA carries:
- the sigJ gene encoding RNA polymerase sigma factor SigJ, whose protein sequence is MTSEQPSPEPLDQTELARRFEEHRPYLRRLAYSTLGSLTDADDVVQEAWLRLQRQYQAGTAGQIDNLLAWLSTVTGRLALDHLGSARVRREQYVGEWLPEPEVTTWDDPADRITQDERVTTALLVVLESLSPAERTAFVLQDVFGMSGPEVAEVVGRTPAAVRQLASRARKRVEDGTPRFPASPDEQKKVVSAFSLAWRSGDLGALLGVLDAKVSLTADGGGKVPAIRQPVHGAELVAKLLLGWYHAPSAAGAWGRAVLVNGQPGLVVFDGSHTGVFSFTVDEGRIVAIDVVRNPDKLRDLPTTGQPDWYLGEGRTERE, encoded by the coding sequence GTGACTTCCGAGCAGCCTTCCCCCGAGCCCCTCGACCAGACCGAGCTGGCCCGGCGGTTCGAGGAGCACCGGCCGTATCTGCGCCGCCTCGCCTACAGCACACTGGGCAGCCTCACCGATGCCGATGACGTGGTGCAGGAGGCGTGGTTGCGGTTGCAGCGCCAGTACCAGGCGGGCACCGCGGGCCAGATCGACAACCTGCTCGCCTGGCTCTCGACCGTGACCGGACGGCTCGCACTCGACCACCTCGGCTCCGCCCGCGTGCGCCGCGAACAATACGTGGGTGAATGGCTGCCGGAGCCGGAGGTCACCACCTGGGACGACCCGGCCGACCGGATCACCCAGGACGAGCGGGTCACCACCGCGCTGCTGGTCGTTCTCGAATCCCTCTCCCCTGCGGAACGCACCGCGTTCGTCCTCCAGGACGTCTTCGGCATGAGCGGCCCTGAGGTCGCCGAAGTGGTCGGACGCACCCCGGCCGCGGTGCGACAGCTCGCCTCCCGAGCCCGCAAGCGAGTCGAGGACGGCACTCCGCGCTTCCCCGCCTCACCGGACGAGCAGAAAAAGGTGGTGTCGGCCTTCTCGCTGGCCTGGCGTTCCGGCGATCTCGGCGCGCTGCTCGGCGTGCTCGACGCCAAGGTGAGTCTCACCGCCGACGGCGGCGGCAAGGTGCCCGCGATCCGGCAGCCGGTCCACGGCGCCGAACTGGTGGCCAAGCTGCTGCTCGGCTGGTACCACGCGCCGTCCGCCGCGGGTGCCTGGGGGCGTGCGGTGCTGGTCAACGGCCAGCCCGGCCTGGTGGTCTTCGACGGCTCGCACACCGGCGTCTTCTCCTTCACCGTCGACGAAGGCCGCATCGTCGCGATCGACGTGGTCCGCAACCCGGACAAGCTGCGCGACCTGCCCACCACCGGTCAGCCCGACTGGTACCTGGGCGAGGGCAGGACCGAACGCGAGTAG
- the ald gene encoding alanine dehydrogenase: MRIGVPREVKEQEFRVALTPAGAGELTGHGHEVLVQAGAGIGSGFPDADYDAAGARLVAEADEVWWDAELVLKVKEPIAEEYPRMRRGQVLFTFLHLAASRECTDAVLRSGITAVAYETVRAADGSLPLLAPMSEIAGKLGTQVGAYHLMAPLGGAGLLPGGVPGVRPAEVVVLGGGVAGSNAAAVAVGMGARVNVLDTSLHRLRELDARFGGRITTIASNAAEIRRAVLSADLVIGAVLVPGARAPKLVSDDLVAGIRPGAVLVDISIDQGGCFAASHPTTHAKPTFPVADALFYCVANMPGAVPNTSTIALTNATLPYVRAIADLGWKEACSANPDLAHGLTADAGRLLSVEVAAAHGYSRPLGVAG, translated from the coding sequence ATGAGGATCGGAGTACCGCGGGAGGTCAAGGAACAAGAATTCCGGGTGGCACTGACTCCGGCGGGCGCCGGGGAACTGACCGGGCACGGACACGAGGTGCTGGTGCAGGCGGGCGCCGGCATCGGCTCGGGATTTCCCGACGCCGATTACGACGCGGCCGGGGCGCGGCTGGTCGCGGAGGCCGACGAGGTGTGGTGGGACGCCGAATTGGTGTTGAAGGTGAAGGAGCCGATCGCCGAGGAGTATCCGCGGATGCGTCGCGGGCAGGTGCTGTTCACGTTCCTGCACCTGGCCGCGTCGCGCGAGTGCACCGACGCCGTCCTGCGTTCCGGGATCACCGCTGTCGCCTACGAGACGGTTCGCGCGGCGGACGGTTCGCTACCGCTGCTGGCCCCGATGAGCGAGATCGCGGGCAAACTCGGCACACAGGTCGGCGCCTACCACTTGATGGCCCCGCTCGGTGGCGCCGGTCTGTTGCCCGGCGGCGTTCCGGGGGTGCGCCCGGCGGAGGTGGTCGTGCTCGGCGGCGGCGTCGCGGGCTCGAACGCGGCCGCGGTCGCCGTCGGCATGGGTGCCCGGGTGAACGTCCTGGACACCAGCCTGCACCGGCTGCGCGAACTCGACGCCCGCTTCGGCGGCCGGATCACCACCATCGCCTCGAACGCCGCGGAGATCCGGCGCGCGGTGTTGTCGGCCGACTTGGTGATCGGCGCGGTGCTGGTGCCCGGCGCGCGTGCGCCGAAACTGGTCTCCGACGATCTCGTCGCGGGCATCCGCCCCGGCGCGGTGCTGGTGGACATCTCCATCGACCAGGGTGGCTGCTTCGCCGCCTCACACCCGACGACCCACGCGAAGCCGACCTTCCCGGTGGCGGATGCACTGTTCTACTGCGTCGCCAACATGCCAGGCGCGGTGCCGAACACCTCGACGATCGCGCTCACCAACGCCACGCTGCCCTACGTTCGCGCGATCGCCGACCTCGGTTGGAAGGAGGCGTGCTCCGCGAACCCCGACCTGGCCCATGGTCTCACCGCCGACGCCGGTCGGCTGCTCTCCGTGGAAGTCGCCGCCGCGCACGGATATTCGCGTCCGCTCGGAGTCGCGGGCTGA
- a CDS encoding MBL fold metallo-hydrolase — MNERMISTAPIPQDGAEHQQGVTVTETTAFEVLHVGGPTLRFRYAGSTWLTDPTFDAPGDYPGRVPLHKLAGPAASPQEVGPVDVVLLSHDEHADNLDITGREFLTTVPTVLSTPGAATRIDGVRGLENWETVTVQGVQVTGVPALHGPEGCEPFTGIVTGFVLRADGEPTVYVSGDNASVDVVERIVERIGRIDIAVLNVGAANIGLFGDADATLNARTALLAAEMLGDAMIVPVHGEGWAHFSETLDHLARVFGYAGRADQLRIPPLGRVAGI; from the coding sequence ATGAACGAGCGAATGATCAGCACAGCGCCCATCCCGCAGGACGGAGCAGAACATCAGCAAGGCGTCACCGTGACAGAAACCACCGCGTTCGAAGTCCTGCACGTCGGCGGCCCCACCCTGCGGTTCCGCTACGCGGGCAGCACCTGGCTGACCGACCCCACCTTCGACGCGCCGGGCGACTACCCGGGGCGCGTCCCACTGCACAAACTGGCCGGGCCGGCGGCGTCGCCGCAGGAGGTCGGCCCGGTGGACGTTGTGCTGCTCTCACACGACGAACACGCCGACAACCTGGACATCACCGGCCGGGAATTCCTGACCACCGTGCCGACCGTGCTGTCCACCCCGGGTGCCGCGACCCGGATCGATGGTGTGCGCGGACTCGAGAACTGGGAGACCGTCACCGTGCAGGGGGTCCAGGTGACCGGCGTCCCTGCCCTGCACGGCCCGGAGGGATGCGAGCCGTTCACCGGAATCGTCACCGGCTTCGTGCTGCGCGCCGACGGAGAGCCGACGGTGTACGTCTCGGGCGACAACGCCTCCGTCGACGTGGTCGAGCGGATCGTCGAGCGAATCGGCCGCATCGACATCGCCGTGCTCAATGTCGGCGCCGCGAACATCGGTCTCTTCGGCGACGCCGACGCCACCTTGAACGCGCGCACCGCCCTGCTGGCCGCCGAAATGCTCGGCGATGCCATGATCGTGCCGGTCCACGGCGAAGGCTGGGCGCACTTCAGCGAGACGCTCGACCATCTGGCCCGCGTTTTCGGCTACGCCGGTCGTGCCGACCAGCTGCGCATTCCTCCCTTGGGCCGCGTCGCGGGCATCTGA
- a CDS encoding GlxA family transcriptional regulator — MRTVAVVAYDGISPFHLSVPALVFGRVGVGGSTPYQVDVCSQRPGMLRTPAGFDIDVRHGLDTLTRAGTIVIPSWEPDMPLSPQLRSALHTAHAGGARIVGLCLGSWAVAASGLADGREVTTHWAAAAELARAFPAVRVRADTLWSDLGDIVTSAGVAAALDCCLHLVRCDLGSKAATELARALVTAPHRSGSQAQYIPVAVPEAADDDPIERAMVWARTHLGDPVDLDSWARVALLSRRTFTRRFRDRTGSSPQQWLLLQRTDRARLLLESTTDTVERIASDTGFGTAVSLRHHFHRILGTSPAAHRAGFQGTRLSS, encoded by the coding sequence ATGCGCACCGTGGCCGTCGTCGCCTACGACGGAATCAGCCCGTTCCACCTGTCCGTGCCCGCCCTCGTTTTCGGGCGGGTAGGGGTGGGCGGCTCGACTCCGTATCAGGTGGACGTGTGCTCCCAACGGCCCGGAATGTTGCGCACTCCAGCCGGTTTCGACATCGACGTGCGACACGGACTCGATACGCTCACCCGCGCAGGCACGATCGTGATCCCGAGCTGGGAGCCCGATATGCCGCTGTCACCCCAGCTGCGCTCCGCTCTGCACACCGCGCACGCGGGCGGCGCCAGGATCGTCGGGCTGTGCCTCGGCTCGTGGGCGGTGGCCGCCAGCGGCTTGGCGGACGGACGCGAAGTCACCACGCACTGGGCCGCCGCCGCCGAACTGGCCCGCGCGTTCCCGGCGGTCCGGGTCCGCGCCGACACCCTCTGGTCCGACCTGGGCGACATCGTCACCTCCGCGGGCGTGGCCGCCGCTCTCGACTGCTGCCTGCACCTGGTCCGATGCGATCTGGGCAGTAAAGCGGCCACCGAACTCGCCAGAGCGCTGGTCACCGCCCCGCACCGCAGCGGCTCGCAGGCGCAGTACATTCCGGTCGCGGTTCCCGAGGCCGCCGACGACGATCCGATCGAGCGCGCCATGGTCTGGGCGCGCACACATCTCGGCGATCCGGTCGACCTGGACAGCTGGGCCCGGGTCGCGTTGCTGTCGCGGCGCACGTTCACCCGCCGCTTCCGCGACCGCACCGGCAGCAGCCCGCAACAGTGGCTGCTGCTGCAACGCACCGACCGCGCACGACTGCTCCTGGAATCCACCACCGACACCGTGGAACGCATCGCCTCCGACACCGGCTTCGGCACGGCGGTCAGCCTGCGCCACCACTTCCACCGCATCCTCGGCACCAGCCCGGCCGCCCACCGCGCCGGCTTCCAGGGGACCCGGTTAAGTTCATGA
- a CDS encoding gamma carbonic anhydrase family protein: MRIQLGEFAPEIEESAWIAPNATVIGRVRLAGEVSVWYGAVLRGDLEGIEVGARSNIQDGCVLHADPGFPLTVGAGVSVGHNAILHGCAIGDDVLVGMGATILNGATVGAGSLIAANALIPEGAQIPPGSLVAGVPGKVRRELRAEEQDRIRLNATVYLANTAQHRTANEV, translated from the coding sequence ATGCGGATTCAGCTGGGCGAGTTTGCGCCGGAGATCGAAGAGAGCGCGTGGATCGCGCCGAACGCCACGGTGATCGGCCGCGTGCGGCTCGCGGGCGAGGTGAGCGTCTGGTACGGCGCGGTGCTGCGCGGCGACCTGGAGGGCATCGAGGTCGGCGCCCGCAGCAATATCCAAGACGGCTGCGTGCTGCACGCCGACCCCGGCTTCCCGCTCACCGTCGGCGCCGGGGTTTCGGTGGGACACAATGCGATCCTGCACGGCTGCGCCATCGGCGACGACGTACTGGTCGGAATGGGTGCCACCATCCTCAACGGCGCCACCGTCGGGGCGGGCAGCCTGATCGCGGCCAACGCCCTGATCCCGGAGGGCGCGCAGATTCCACCCGGCTCACTCGTGGCGGGCGTGCCGGGCAAGGTCCGCCGGGAACTCCGCGCCGAGGAACAAGATCGCATTCGCCTGAATGCGACTGTCTACTTAGCAAATACAGCCCAACATCGCACGGCAAATGAGGTGTGA
- a CDS encoding GAF domain-containing protein, whose amino-acid sequence MTKWILVECFSGHPGRVIALGAAPKSFVPLTNILRNPLSLADAESAVRQACATGARVARVSHDGRRTVRAEPLLIAPGRAHAVRLWIGPVQEPIARPDSMGAWYFNLTTNRSVRSIDLLDLYGVAPENRAAELAIAGAFTRLVTNRDESEALAKIVNSAPGTEHQAVWTIRRDDDALRAGHFACRIVAESDNAGTRQVLLRGVTQDIGAAMAVPAAPPPMILEYALLEASAEPGEYRAIVNLRSLRLIRWIGAPMPGIAWEDLLGQPPPQIHPDDLERAKAMSRELARHRTEGTVRIRRLDGGWQSVRVRAALMALDQHTTAGLATVTAAS is encoded by the coding sequence ATGACGAAATGGATTCTGGTCGAGTGCTTTTCGGGGCATCCCGGGCGGGTCATCGCCCTGGGCGCCGCGCCGAAGTCGTTCGTCCCGCTGACCAATATCCTGCGCAATCCCTTGTCGCTGGCCGACGCGGAGTCGGCCGTACGGCAGGCCTGCGCCACCGGTGCTCGGGTCGCGCGGGTCTCGCACGATGGCCGGCGCACGGTGCGCGCAGAACCGCTGCTCATCGCGCCGGGGCGCGCACACGCCGTGCGACTGTGGATCGGACCGGTGCAGGAGCCGATCGCGCGTCCGGACTCGATGGGCGCGTGGTATTTCAATCTCACCACCAACCGCTCGGTGCGCAGCATCGATCTCCTGGACCTGTACGGCGTGGCACCGGAGAACCGTGCCGCCGAGTTGGCCATCGCCGGTGCGTTCACCCGGCTGGTCACCAACCGCGACGAGAGCGAAGCGCTGGCCAAGATCGTCAACTCCGCGCCCGGCACCGAGCATCAGGCGGTGTGGACCATCCGCCGCGACGACGACGCGTTGCGAGCCGGGCACTTCGCCTGCCGGATCGTCGCCGAATCGGACAACGCGGGCACACGTCAAGTGCTCCTGCGTGGCGTGACCCAGGACATCGGCGCCGCCATGGCGGTCCCCGCCGCACCGCCGCCGATGATCCTGGAGTACGCGCTGCTGGAAGCCTCGGCGGAACCCGGCGAGTACCGCGCCATCGTCAATCTGCGCTCGTTGCGGCTGATCCGGTGGATCGGCGCGCCCATGCCCGGCATCGCCTGGGAGGACCTCCTTGGTCAGCCGCCGCCGCAGATCCATCCGGACGATCTGGAGCGGGCCAAGGCCATGTCACGCGAGCTGGCGCGGCATCGCACCGAGGGGACGGTGCGTATCCGCCGGCTCGATGGTGGTTGGCAATCGGTACGGGTACGGGCGGCGTTGATGGCGCTGGATCAGCACACGACGGCCGGGCTCGCCACGGTCACCGCGGCCTCGTGA
- a CDS encoding SDR family NAD(P)-dependent oxidoreductase — translation MGYFADRVVAVTGAGSGIGRELAVALAGAGARLALSDKSAEAVAETGALCAATGWEPTVSTVDVTDRGAVLAHAERTVAHFGRVEALFNNAGILHVGSVLESPFSDFERVMDVDFWGVVNGTKAFLPYLLTARRAHVVNVSSALGLVAVARHAPYNAAKFAVRGFTDSLRQDMRAAGGTVRVTGVYPGGVLTGIARSANVAPGVDAADVVRRFEGQVARTSPAAAARTILRGAARGEAKVLVGLDAIVVDLVTRVAGSYHERLLDMVFRS, via the coding sequence GTGGGGTATTTCGCGGATCGAGTGGTGGCGGTGACGGGAGCAGGCTCCGGAATCGGGCGGGAGTTGGCGGTGGCGCTGGCCGGTGCGGGAGCGCGGCTGGCGCTGTCGGACAAGTCGGCGGAAGCCGTCGCGGAGACCGGGGCGCTGTGCGCCGCCACCGGTTGGGAGCCGACGGTGAGCACGGTGGACGTCACCGATCGCGGGGCGGTGCTCGCGCACGCGGAGCGGACCGTCGCGCACTTCGGGCGGGTCGAGGCGCTGTTCAACAACGCGGGGATTCTGCACGTCGGGAGCGTGCTCGAGTCGCCGTTCAGTGACTTCGAACGGGTGATGGACGTCGACTTCTGGGGTGTCGTCAATGGCACCAAGGCATTTCTGCCGTATTTGCTGACTGCTCGGCGCGCGCATGTGGTCAATGTGTCCTCGGCCCTCGGATTGGTGGCGGTGGCGCGGCACGCGCCATATAACGCGGCGAAGTTCGCCGTGCGCGGGTTCACCGACTCGCTGCGCCAGGACATGCGGGCCGCGGGCGGGACCGTGCGGGTCACCGGCGTGTACCCCGGCGGTGTGCTCACCGGCATCGCGCGGTCGGCGAACGTCGCGCCGGGTGTCGACGCGGCCGACGTGGTGCGGCGATTCGAGGGCCAGGTGGCGCGGACCAGCCCGGCCGCGGCGGCGCGGACCATTCTGCGCGGCGCCGCGCGCGGCGAGGCGAAGGTGCTGGTCGGATTGGACGCGATTGTTGTGGATCTGGTCACACGAGTCGCCGGGTCGTACCACGAGCGGCTGCTGGACATGGTATTCCGTTCCTGA
- a CDS encoding TetR/AcrR family transcriptional regulator: MPTVSPMLQRILEKPVADGEKLLESALSAFLDFGIKRTSMGEIARRAGISPATLYRRYESKNDLVEAVSVREAQRFVAAIDRRVQTVSGTDDQLVEIFVAFITAIAGNELLRRLLRTEPDLILPRLTTDAGPILAVGRAYLAEKLRELRNAGGTHAFDADLVAEIMARLALSLALTPDGLIPVTDQDAAREFARRTLLPMVGVRVNA, translated from the coding sequence ATGCCAACCGTCTCGCCCATGCTGCAGCGCATCCTGGAGAAGCCGGTCGCCGACGGCGAAAAGCTGCTGGAAAGCGCACTGTCCGCGTTCCTGGACTTCGGCATCAAGCGGACCAGCATGGGCGAGATCGCCCGCCGCGCTGGGATCAGCCCGGCCACGCTGTACCGGCGCTACGAATCGAAGAACGATCTCGTCGAGGCGGTAAGCGTGCGGGAGGCGCAGCGCTTCGTCGCCGCCATCGACAGGCGGGTGCAGACCGTTTCCGGCACCGACGACCAGCTGGTGGAGATCTTCGTCGCCTTCATCACCGCCATCGCGGGCAACGAGCTGCTGCGCAGGCTGCTGCGGACCGAGCCCGACCTGATCCTGCCCCGCCTGACCACCGACGCGGGACCGATCCTCGCCGTCGGCCGCGCCTACCTGGCCGAGAAGCTGCGCGAACTACGGAATGCCGGTGGCACGCACGCCTTCGACGCCGACTTGGTCGCCGAGATCATGGCCCGGCTGGCGCTGTCGCTCGCCCTCACCCCCGACGGCCTGATCCCGGTCACCGATCAGGACGCCGCACGCGAGTTCGCGCGCCGCACCCTGCTGCCGATGGTCGGCGTCCGGGTCAACGCGTAA
- a CDS encoding winged helix-turn-helix transcriptional regulator, translating into MRYEELADVPCSITRSLVIFGDRWTLLILKSCFSGIRRFNAFQSALGISRSRLQDRLDRLIDHGILVKQKAAVGAHEEYRLTVKGHDIYPILLAIRDWGDTYMAPEGPPVRYRHHECTGEAHVRLECDSCGNELTARDVTPELGPGLLDATGAEAPAATTR; encoded by the coding sequence GTGCGCTACGAAGAACTGGCCGACGTGCCGTGCTCGATCACGCGCTCACTCGTGATCTTCGGTGATCGCTGGACCCTGCTGATCCTGAAATCCTGCTTCTCCGGTATCCGGCGTTTCAACGCCTTTCAGAGCGCGCTGGGCATTTCCCGCAGCAGGTTGCAGGATCGTCTGGACCGGTTGATCGATCACGGCATCCTGGTCAAGCAGAAGGCCGCTGTCGGTGCGCACGAGGAGTACCGCCTCACCGTCAAAGGCCACGACATCTACCCGATTCTGCTGGCCATCCGCGATTGGGGCGACACCTATATGGCGCCCGAGGGACCTCCGGTCCGCTACCGTCACCACGAGTGCACCGGCGAGGCGCATGTGCGGCTCGAATGCGATTCGTGCGGAAACGAACTCACTGCCCGGGATGTCACCCCCGAGTTGGGACCCGGTCTGCTCGACGCCACCGGAGCCGAGGCGCCCGCGGCTACCACGCGTTAG
- a CDS encoding acyl-CoA carboxylase subunit beta yields MTIIAPAVQHETATDPRDPLGRLQRFFDPGTILPLHPRDKSGVLAAIGEVDGVRTVAYCSDATVMGGAMGVEGCKHIVDAIDTAIDSGVPVVGLWHSGGARLAEGVEALHAVGQVFEAMVRASGLVPQISVVLGFAAGGAAYGPALTDIVIMAPEGRVFVTGPDVVRSVTGEQVDMATLGGPETHGKKSGVTHIVADDETDALHRARRLVSMFAEQGEFDMLAAEHGDIDLKAMLPDSAKRAYDVKPVIHELLDNVDGESSFEELQGRYARSIVTGIGRLGGRTVGVLANNPIRLGGCLNSESAEKAARFVRLCDAFGIPLIVVTDVPGYLPGVGQEWEGVVRRGAKLLHAFAEARVPRVTLVTRKIYGGAYIAMNARSLGATAVYAWPGSEVAVMGAKAAVGILHKKALAAAPEEEREALHERLTAEHERIAGGVERAIAIGVVDQVIDPAKTRSTIAAALAAAPARASHHKNIPL; encoded by the coding sequence ATGACAATCATCGCTCCCGCGGTGCAACACGAGACCGCGACCGACCCGCGCGATCCGCTAGGCCGACTCCAGCGCTTCTTCGATCCGGGCACCATTCTTCCGCTACACCCGCGTGACAAGTCCGGTGTTCTCGCTGCCATCGGCGAGGTGGACGGTGTTCGCACCGTGGCCTACTGCTCCGACGCCACCGTGATGGGCGGCGCGATGGGCGTGGAGGGCTGCAAGCACATCGTCGACGCCATCGACACCGCCATCGACTCCGGCGTCCCGGTGGTCGGGCTGTGGCACTCCGGCGGCGCTCGCCTGGCCGAGGGTGTCGAGGCGCTGCACGCGGTCGGCCAGGTCTTCGAGGCGATGGTCCGCGCGTCCGGCCTGGTTCCGCAGATCTCCGTCGTACTCGGCTTCGCCGCCGGTGGCGCCGCCTACGGTCCGGCGCTCACCGACATCGTGATCATGGCTCCGGAAGGCCGCGTCTTCGTGACCGGTCCGGACGTGGTGCGCAGCGTGACCGGCGAGCAGGTCGACATGGCCACCCTCGGTGGTCCGGAGACGCACGGCAAGAAGTCCGGCGTCACCCACATCGTCGCCGACGACGAGACCGACGCGCTGCACCGCGCCCGCCGCCTGGTATCGATGTTCGCCGAGCAGGGCGAATTCGACATGCTCGCCGCCGAGCACGGCGATATCGACCTGAAGGCGATGCTGCCGGATTCGGCCAAGCGCGCCTACGACGTGAAGCCGGTCATCCACGAATTGCTCGACAACGTCGACGGTGAATCGTCGTTCGAGGAACTGCAGGGTCGGTACGCCCGCAGCATCGTCACCGGCATCGGTCGCCTCGGCGGCCGCACCGTCGGTGTGCTGGCGAACAACCCGATCCGGCTCGGTGGCTGTCTGAACTCCGAAAGCGCCGAGAAGGCGGCACGGTTCGTGCGGCTGTGCGACGCGTTCGGCATTCCGCTGATCGTGGTCACCGACGTGCCGGGCTACTTGCCCGGTGTCGGCCAGGAATGGGAAGGCGTAGTGCGCCGTGGTGCGAAGCTGCTGCACGCGTTCGCCGAGGCGCGCGTTCCGCGGGTCACCTTGGTGACGCGCAAGATCTACGGTGGCGCCTACATCGCCATGAACGCTCGCTCGCTCGGCGCGACGGCGGTCTACGCATGGCCGGGTTCCGAGGTGGCCGTGATGGGCGCCAAGGCCGCGGTCGGCATCCTGCACAAGAAGGCGCTCGCGGCCGCGCCGGAGGAAGAGCGCGAAGCGCTGCACGAGCGGCTGACCGCCGAACACGAGCGCATCGCGGGTGGCGTGGAGCGCGCTATCGCGATCGGCGTCGTCGACCAGGTCATCGACCCGGCCAAGACCCGCAGCACCATCGCGGCGGCCCTGGCCGCCGCCCCGGCCCGCGCGAGTCACCACAAGAACATCCCGCTCTGA
- a CDS encoding KasA/KasB family beta-ketoacyl-ACP synthase encodes MTTPSTLNGNFPNVVVTSLAATTSIAGDVDATWKGLLNGESGIDVLEDSFVEEYDLPVRIGGHLKVRPDTLLSRVECRRMAYVEQLATVLGREVWRNAGSPEVDHERLGVAIGTGLGGGDALIDSVDKLKNGGYRKISPLAVQMVMPNGPSAVVGLELKARAGVVTPVSACSSGSEAIANAWRMIVMGDADMVVTGGVEGFIDAVPIAAFTMMRAMSTRNDDPKGASRPFDKDRDGFVFGEAGALMVIETEEHAKARGATIHARLLGAGITSDGFHLVAPDPTGDGAARAMTRAMQSAGLTKQDITHINAHATATPIGDTAEANAISKAVGNHASVYAPKSALGHSIGAVGALESVLTVMSIRDGIVPPTLNLENQDPEIDLDVVRGEARRQEIEYAINNSFGFGGHNVALAFGRA; translated from the coding sequence GTGACCACTCCTTCCACCTTGAACGGGAACTTCCCCAACGTCGTCGTAACTAGCCTGGCGGCGACCACGTCGATCGCGGGTGACGTCGATGCGACGTGGAAGGGACTCCTCAACGGCGAGAGCGGCATCGACGTTCTCGAGGATTCCTTCGTCGAGGAATACGACCTTCCGGTCCGCATCGGCGGTCACCTGAAGGTCCGGCCCGACACCCTGCTGTCCCGTGTCGAATGCCGGCGCATGGCCTACGTCGAGCAACTCGCGACCGTGCTCGGTCGCGAGGTGTGGCGGAACGCGGGCAGCCCGGAAGTCGATCACGAGCGGCTGGGTGTGGCCATCGGCACCGGATTAGGTGGTGGCGACGCCCTCATCGATTCCGTGGACAAGCTGAAGAACGGCGGCTATCGCAAGATTTCGCCGTTGGCTGTCCAGATGGTCATGCCGAACGGCCCGTCGGCCGTTGTCGGTCTCGAACTGAAGGCCAGGGCGGGAGTGGTCACTCCGGTCTCGGCATGCTCGTCCGGCTCCGAGGCCATCGCCAACGCCTGGCGCATGATCGTCATGGGTGACGCCGACATGGTCGTCACCGGTGGCGTCGAAGGCTTCATCGACGCGGTGCCGATCGCGGCGTTCACCATGATGCGCGCCATGAGCACCCGCAACGACGACCCGAAGGGCGCGTCGCGTCCCTTCGACAAGGATCGCGACGGCTTCGTCTTCGGCGAGGCGGGCGCGCTCATGGTCATCGAGACCGAGGAGCACGCGAAGGCGCGTGGTGCCACCATCCACGCGCGCCTGCTCGGCGCAGGCATCACCTCCGACGGCTTCCACCTCGTCGCTCCCGACCCGACGGGCGACGGCGCGGCGCGGGCCATGACCAGGGCGATGCAGTCCGCGGGGTTGACCAAGCAGGACATCACGCACATCAACGCGCACGCGACCGCGACGCCGATCGGCGACACCGCCGAGGCGAACGCGATCAGCAAGGCCGTGGGCAACCACGCCTCGGTGTACGCGCCCAAGTCGGCACTCGGTCACTCGATCGGCGCCGTCGGCGCCCTGGAATCCGTGCTGACGGTGATGAGTATCCGCGACGGCATCGTCCCGCCGACGCTGAACCTGGAGAACCAGGACCCGGAGATCGACCTCGATGTGGTGCGCGGCGAAGCCCGCCGCCAGGAGATCGAGTACGCGATCAACAACTCCTTCGGATTCGGCGGGCACAATGTGGCGCTCGCCTTCGGTCGGGCATAG
- the acpM gene encoding meromycolate extension acyl carrier protein AcpM, translating to MAALTQEQIVEELGKIIEEVTGIEPSEVTIEKSFVDDLDIDSLSMVEIAVQTEDKYGVKIPDEDLASLKTVGDAVGYIQKLEAENAEAAAELKAKFDNAE from the coding sequence GTGGCCGCTCTGACCCAGGAACAAATCGTCGAGGAACTCGGCAAGATCATCGAAGAGGTGACCGGCATCGAGCCCTCCGAAGTGACGATCGAGAAGTCCTTCGTCGACGACCTGGACATCGACTCGCTGTCCATGGTCGAGATCGCGGTGCAGACCGAGGACAAGTACGGCGTGAAGATCCCGGACGAGGATCTGGCCAGCCTCAAGACGGTCGGCGACGCCGTCGGATACATCCAGAAGCTCGAGGCGGAGAACGCTGAGGCGGCCGCCGAGCTCAAGGCCAAGTTCGACAACGCCGAGTAG